A single region of the Cyclopterus lumpus isolate fCycLum1 chromosome 16, fCycLum1.pri, whole genome shotgun sequence genome encodes:
- the tcea3 gene encoding transcription elongation factor A protein 3 isoform X5 — translation MTREEDLIRIAKKLDKMVSRNNTEGATDLLRELKSFNMTLKLLQETRIGMSVNGIRKHSTDEEVIALAKLLIKDWKRLRDSEKPADTNNGLESNKMAVSPNSSPSETHGSHRRLDVKPKHDSDPDKKTAHINTKEKHAKDDPGDEKHPEEPQNEKHPQEIRKEKHLEEPKKQGHAEDNPLLMDNKKQKHMRDLQSERRKPEPKRERSTGEPKKRRMEKVKKEKHPGEPKVHSYADDMKKDKHREENRHWRPISSPQWERPPSEPQREKPAGHKPIFERRGVMDGTLLYPTRFPSPPRPARPPLPIKRPSVDLNKDRKDSKDSSSRHPRPLAPQPASLPAKRPSLEVKKERSGVLWCIFEKESCDSKAGQPVKRQSTDSKPDRRESTDSKKSSSPPAKKLTVERRESQGAKSPQPGPPQRKPSTDAIERKSKTDTPKTPTTPTSPMSPSFSSAGGPLPPHLATGDSVRDKCIDMLAAALRTDNDFKDFRTNCDSTAAEIEDHIYQETKATDMKYKNRVRSRISNLKDPKNPGLRRNVLAGSIDLRRIATMSAEEMASDELKQLRNVLTQEAIREHQMAKTGGTSTDLLQCEKCRKRNCTYNQVQTRSADEPMTTFVLCNECGYRWKFC, via the exons ATGACGCGAGAGGAAGATCTGATTCGGATTGCTAAAAAACTGGACAAGATGGTGTCCCGAAATAACACG GAGGGTGCCACGGACCTGCTGAGGGAACTGAAAAGTTTCAATATGACTCTCAAACTTCTCCAG gaAACAAGAATCGGCATGTCTGTGAATGGCATCCGGAAGCACTCCACAGACGAGGAAGTTATTGCCTTGGCGAAGCTCCTCATTAAGGATTGGAAAAGACTTCGGG actctGAGAAGCCAGCTGACACAAACAACGGTTTGGAGTCCAACAAGATGGCAGTGTCTCCAAACAGCTCCCCCTCTGAGACACATGGCAG TCACAGAAGACTTGATGTCAAACCAAAACACGACTCGGATCCTGACAAGAAAACCgcccacataaacacaaaagaaaaacacgcaAAAGATGACCCCGGTGATGAAAAGCATCCAGAGGAGCCCCAAAATGAGAAACATCCCCAAGAAATCCGAAAAGAGAAGCATTTAGAAGAACCTAAAAAACAAGGACACGCAGAGGATAATCCGCTGCTAATGGATAACAAGAAACAGAAGCATATGCGAGACCTGCAGAGTGAGAGACGCAAGCCAGAACCAAAGAGAGAAAGGTCGACGGGAGAACCAAAGAAGAGACGCAtggaaaaagtcaaaaaagaaaaacaccctgGGGAGCCCAAGGTGCACAGCTATGCAGATGACATGAAGAAggacaaacacagagaggaaaacagaCATTGGAGGCCGATAAGCTCCCCACAATGGGAGAGACCTCCGAGTGAACCCCAGAGAGAGAAACCCGCTGGTCACAAACCAATATTTGAAAG GAGGGGAGTGATGGACGGCACTCTTCTTTATCCCACCCGCTTCCCTTCTCCCCCTCGACCTGCTCGGCCTCCTCTCCCGATCAAACGTCCCTCTGTAGACCTGAACAAAGACAG GAAGGACAGCAAGGACTCTTCCTCCCGACATCCTCGTCCTCTTGCTCCTCAGCCCGCCTCTCTGCCGGCTAAGCGACCTTCACTGGAAGTAAAGAAAGAGAGGTCAGGCGTGCTTTGGTGCATTTTTGA GAAGGAGTCCTGCGACTCCAAGGCTGGCCAGCCTGTGAAACGTCAATCAACTGACTCCAAACCTGACAG ACGGGAATCCACTgattcaaagaaaagcagctcCCCACCAGCAAAGAAGCTAACAGTTGAAAG AAGAGAGTCTCAAGGCGCGAAGTCTCCTCAGCCTGGACCTCCACAGAGGAAGCCCTCTACTGACGCCATTGAAAG GAAGAGCAAAACCGATACCCCTAAAACtcccaccaccccgaccagccCCATGTCACCCAGCTTCAGCTCTGCCGGGGGTCCACTGCCTCCTCACCTCGCCACCGGAGATTCCGTCAGAGACAAGTGCATCGACATGCTGGCGGCCGCCCTGCGCACAGACA ACGACTTCAAGGATTTCAGAACCAACTGTGACAGCACGGCTGCAGAGATTGAAGATC ATATCTACCAGGAGACGAAGGCAAcagatatgaaatataaaaacagagTCCGCAGCCGCATTAGCAACCTGAAGGACCCGAAGAACCCCGGGCTTCGCAGAAACGTCCTTGCAGGAAGCATTGACTTACGCCGCATTGCCACCATGTCTGCTGAG GAGATGGCCAGCGATGAGCTGAAACAGCTGAGGAATGTTCTCACGCAGGAGGCCATAAGGGAGCACCAAATGGCCAAAACCGGTGGCACCAGCACCGACCTGCTGCAGTGCGAAAAGTGCAGGAAGAGGAACTGCACTTACAATCAG gtGCAGACACGCAGTGCTGATGAGCCAATGACCACATTTGTTCTGTGCAATGAATGCGGTTACCGCTGGAAG TTCTGCTGA
- the tcea3 gene encoding transcription elongation factor A protein 3 isoform X7, with protein MTREEDLIRIAKKLDKMVSRNNTEGATDLLRELKSFNMTLKLLQETRIGMSVNGIRKHSTDEEVIALAKLLIKDWKRLRDSEKPADTNNGLESNKMAVSPNSSPSETHGSRKELSDSKPLPQKKTSDPVKRDRKDSSDSKVPKKHSDEAKSGRKDSSDSKPPLLKKPSLDIKKEKHRKESCDSKAGQPVKRQSTDSKPDRRESTDSKKSSSPPAKKLTVERRESQGAKSPQPGPPQRKPSTDAIERKSKTDTPKTPTTPTSPMSPSFSSAGGPLPPHLATGDSVRDKCIDMLAAALRTDNDFKDFRTNCDSTAAEIEDHIYQETKATDMKYKNRVRSRISNLKDPKNPGLRRNVLAGSIDLRRIATMSAEEMASDELKQLRNVLTQEAIREHQMAKTGGTSTDLLQCEKCRKRNCTYNQVQTRSADEPMTTFVLCNECGYRWKFC; from the exons ATGACGCGAGAGGAAGATCTGATTCGGATTGCTAAAAAACTGGACAAGATGGTGTCCCGAAATAACACG GAGGGTGCCACGGACCTGCTGAGGGAACTGAAAAGTTTCAATATGACTCTCAAACTTCTCCAG gaAACAAGAATCGGCATGTCTGTGAATGGCATCCGGAAGCACTCCACAGACGAGGAAGTTATTGCCTTGGCGAAGCTCCTCATTAAGGATTGGAAAAGACTTCGGG actctGAGAAGCCAGCTGACACAAACAACGGTTTGGAGTCCAACAAGATGGCAGTGTCTCCAAACAGCTCCCCCTCTGAGACACATGGCAG CAGGAAGGAGTTGTCAGACTCTAAACCTCTTCCACAGAAGAAGACGTCAGATCCCGTGAAGAGAGACAG gAAAGACTCATCGGATAGCAAAGTGCCTAAAAAACACTCCGACGAAGCCAAGAGTGGAAG GAAAGATTCATCTGACTCTAAACCGCCACTTCTCAAAAAGCCCAGTTTGGAtatcaaaaaggaaaaacacag GAAGGAGTCCTGCGACTCCAAGGCTGGCCAGCCTGTGAAACGTCAATCAACTGACTCCAAACCTGACAG ACGGGAATCCACTgattcaaagaaaagcagctcCCCACCAGCAAAGAAGCTAACAGTTGAAAG AAGAGAGTCTCAAGGCGCGAAGTCTCCTCAGCCTGGACCTCCACAGAGGAAGCCCTCTACTGACGCCATTGAAAG GAAGAGCAAAACCGATACCCCTAAAACtcccaccaccccgaccagccCCATGTCACCCAGCTTCAGCTCTGCCGGGGGTCCACTGCCTCCTCACCTCGCCACCGGAGATTCCGTCAGAGACAAGTGCATCGACATGCTGGCGGCCGCCCTGCGCACAGACA ACGACTTCAAGGATTTCAGAACCAACTGTGACAGCACGGCTGCAGAGATTGAAGATC ATATCTACCAGGAGACGAAGGCAAcagatatgaaatataaaaacagagTCCGCAGCCGCATTAGCAACCTGAAGGACCCGAAGAACCCCGGGCTTCGCAGAAACGTCCTTGCAGGAAGCATTGACTTACGCCGCATTGCCACCATGTCTGCTGAG GAGATGGCCAGCGATGAGCTGAAACAGCTGAGGAATGTTCTCACGCAGGAGGCCATAAGGGAGCACCAAATGGCCAAAACCGGTGGCACCAGCACCGACCTGCTGCAGTGCGAAAAGTGCAGGAAGAGGAACTGCACTTACAATCAG gtGCAGACACGCAGTGCTGATGAGCCAATGACCACATTTGTTCTGTGCAATGAATGCGGTTACCGCTGGAAG TTCTGCTGA
- the tcea3 gene encoding transcription elongation factor A protein 3 isoform X8, whose protein sequence is MTREEDLIRIAKKLDKMVSRNNTEGATDLLRELKSFNMTLKLLQETRIGMSVNGIRKHSTDEEVIALAKLLIKDWKRLRDSEKPADTNNGLESNKMAVSPNSSPSETHGRKDSSDSKVPKKHSDEAKSGRKDSSDSKPPLLKKPSLDIKKEKHRKESCDSKAGQPVKRQSTDSKPDRRESTDSKKSSSPPAKKLTVERRESQGAKSPQPGPPQRKPSTDAIERKSKTDTPKTPTTPTSPMSPSFSSAGGPLPPHLATGDSVRDKCIDMLAAALRTDNDFKDFRTNCDSTAAEIEDHIYQETKATDMKYKNRVRSRISNLKDPKNPGLRRNVLAGSIDLRRIATMSAEEMASDELKQLRNVLTQEAIREHQMAKTGGTSTDLLQCEKCRKRNCTYNQVQTRSADEPMTTFVLCNECGYRWKFC, encoded by the exons ATGACGCGAGAGGAAGATCTGATTCGGATTGCTAAAAAACTGGACAAGATGGTGTCCCGAAATAACACG GAGGGTGCCACGGACCTGCTGAGGGAACTGAAAAGTTTCAATATGACTCTCAAACTTCTCCAG gaAACAAGAATCGGCATGTCTGTGAATGGCATCCGGAAGCACTCCACAGACGAGGAAGTTATTGCCTTGGCGAAGCTCCTCATTAAGGATTGGAAAAGACTTCGGG actctGAGAAGCCAGCTGACACAAACAACGGTTTGGAGTCCAACAAGATGGCAGTGTCTCCAAACAGCTCCCCCTCTGAGACACATGGCAG gAAAGACTCATCGGATAGCAAAGTGCCTAAAAAACACTCCGACGAAGCCAAGAGTGGAAG GAAAGATTCATCTGACTCTAAACCGCCACTTCTCAAAAAGCCCAGTTTGGAtatcaaaaaggaaaaacacag GAAGGAGTCCTGCGACTCCAAGGCTGGCCAGCCTGTGAAACGTCAATCAACTGACTCCAAACCTGACAG ACGGGAATCCACTgattcaaagaaaagcagctcCCCACCAGCAAAGAAGCTAACAGTTGAAAG AAGAGAGTCTCAAGGCGCGAAGTCTCCTCAGCCTGGACCTCCACAGAGGAAGCCCTCTACTGACGCCATTGAAAG GAAGAGCAAAACCGATACCCCTAAAACtcccaccaccccgaccagccCCATGTCACCCAGCTTCAGCTCTGCCGGGGGTCCACTGCCTCCTCACCTCGCCACCGGAGATTCCGTCAGAGACAAGTGCATCGACATGCTGGCGGCCGCCCTGCGCACAGACA ACGACTTCAAGGATTTCAGAACCAACTGTGACAGCACGGCTGCAGAGATTGAAGATC ATATCTACCAGGAGACGAAGGCAAcagatatgaaatataaaaacagagTCCGCAGCCGCATTAGCAACCTGAAGGACCCGAAGAACCCCGGGCTTCGCAGAAACGTCCTTGCAGGAAGCATTGACTTACGCCGCATTGCCACCATGTCTGCTGAG GAGATGGCCAGCGATGAGCTGAAACAGCTGAGGAATGTTCTCACGCAGGAGGCCATAAGGGAGCACCAAATGGCCAAAACCGGTGGCACCAGCACCGACCTGCTGCAGTGCGAAAAGTGCAGGAAGAGGAACTGCACTTACAATCAG gtGCAGACACGCAGTGCTGATGAGCCAATGACCACATTTGTTCTGTGCAATGAATGCGGTTACCGCTGGAAG TTCTGCTGA
- the tcea3 gene encoding transcription elongation factor A protein 3 isoform X9 produces MTREEDLIRIAKKLDKMVSRNNTEGATDLLRELKSFNMTLKLLQETRIGMSVNGIRKHSTDEEVIALAKLLIKDWKRLRDSEKPADTNNGLESNKMAVSPNSSPSETHGRKESCDSKAGQPVKRQSTDSKPDRRESTDSKKSSSPPAKKLTVERRESQGAKSPQPGPPQRKPSTDAIERKSKTDTPKTPTTPTSPMSPSFSSAGGPLPPHLATGDSVRDKCIDMLAAALRTDNDFKDFRTNCDSTAAEIEDHIYQETKATDMKYKNRVRSRISNLKDPKNPGLRRNVLAGSIDLRRIATMSAEEMASDELKQLRNVLTQEAIREHQMAKTGGTSTDLLQCEKCRKRNCTYNQVQTRSADEPMTTFVLCNECGYRWKFC; encoded by the exons ATGACGCGAGAGGAAGATCTGATTCGGATTGCTAAAAAACTGGACAAGATGGTGTCCCGAAATAACACG GAGGGTGCCACGGACCTGCTGAGGGAACTGAAAAGTTTCAATATGACTCTCAAACTTCTCCAG gaAACAAGAATCGGCATGTCTGTGAATGGCATCCGGAAGCACTCCACAGACGAGGAAGTTATTGCCTTGGCGAAGCTCCTCATTAAGGATTGGAAAAGACTTCGGG actctGAGAAGCCAGCTGACACAAACAACGGTTTGGAGTCCAACAAGATGGCAGTGTCTCCAAACAGCTCCCCCTCTGAGACACATGGCAG GAAGGAGTCCTGCGACTCCAAGGCTGGCCAGCCTGTGAAACGTCAATCAACTGACTCCAAACCTGACAG ACGGGAATCCACTgattcaaagaaaagcagctcCCCACCAGCAAAGAAGCTAACAGTTGAAAG AAGAGAGTCTCAAGGCGCGAAGTCTCCTCAGCCTGGACCTCCACAGAGGAAGCCCTCTACTGACGCCATTGAAAG GAAGAGCAAAACCGATACCCCTAAAACtcccaccaccccgaccagccCCATGTCACCCAGCTTCAGCTCTGCCGGGGGTCCACTGCCTCCTCACCTCGCCACCGGAGATTCCGTCAGAGACAAGTGCATCGACATGCTGGCGGCCGCCCTGCGCACAGACA ACGACTTCAAGGATTTCAGAACCAACTGTGACAGCACGGCTGCAGAGATTGAAGATC ATATCTACCAGGAGACGAAGGCAAcagatatgaaatataaaaacagagTCCGCAGCCGCATTAGCAACCTGAAGGACCCGAAGAACCCCGGGCTTCGCAGAAACGTCCTTGCAGGAAGCATTGACTTACGCCGCATTGCCACCATGTCTGCTGAG GAGATGGCCAGCGATGAGCTGAAACAGCTGAGGAATGTTCTCACGCAGGAGGCCATAAGGGAGCACCAAATGGCCAAAACCGGTGGCACCAGCACCGACCTGCTGCAGTGCGAAAAGTGCAGGAAGAGGAACTGCACTTACAATCAG gtGCAGACACGCAGTGCTGATGAGCCAATGACCACATTTGTTCTGTGCAATGAATGCGGTTACCGCTGGAAG TTCTGCTGA